A genomic stretch from Rhinatrema bivittatum chromosome 9, aRhiBiv1.1, whole genome shotgun sequence includes:
- the LOC115099469 gene encoding uncharacterized protein LOC115099469 — translation MSQWGSEPPEEEEDEEASTGWEKSKALGRCGLKITVKSDLSRRNISNFLDRPVQSAAKIRRTVNKRPKTSIGSVSASASQLISIVDTFDRKGAANAEGIYTGADAYAYCEDKPGKRIPKAGVYAEAGVGRASAEFSVFDAEAKGPNARAEAQASLLGVGAMARAEVASASASAGPFKAKLGLGVDTGVSAGVDGLEAKILGTGISIGPKTSVSILGSEASCSIM, via the coding sequence ATGAGCCAGTGGGGATCAGAACCacctgaagaagaagaagacgaaGAAGCGTCAACAGGATGGGAGAAATCTAAGGCTCTTGGAAGGTGTGGGCTAAAAATAACAGTAAAGAGTGACCTTTCTAGAAGAAATATATCCAATTTCTTAGATCGCCCGGTCCAATCTGCTGCTAAGATAAGAAGGACAGTTAACAAACGTCCTAAGACGAGCATAGGTTCTGTGTCTGCCAGTGCTTCACAGCTGATCAGTATAGTTGATACTTTTGACAGAAAAGGTGCAGCCAATGCTGAGGGTATCTACACAGGAGCTGATGCATATGCCTACTGTGAGGATAAGCCAGGGAAGCGGATCCCCAAAGCCGGAGTATATGCAGAGGCTGGTGTAGGTAGGGCTTCAGCTGAATTCAGTGTCTTTGATGCAGAGGCCAAAGGCCCCAATGCAAGAGCTGAAGCTCAAGCAAGTCTTTTAGGGGTAGGGGCTATGGCCAGGGCTGAAGTGGCAAGTGCATCTGCCAGTGCTGGGCCATTCAAAGCTAAATTAGGCTTGGGTGTTGACACTGGAGTCTCAGCTGGAGTGGATGGTCTAGAGGCGAAAATCCTGGGGACTGGTATTAGTATTGGCCCCAAAACTAGCGTTTCCATTCTGGGTTCAGAAGCGTCTTGTAGTATCATGTGA